A window of Dorea formicigenerans contains these coding sequences:
- a CDS encoding helix-turn-helix domain-containing protein, whose protein sequence is MEKLITRKEAAEILGISIATLDAARNNGLISYVQYVQNGCVYFTSAGLQEYIAKCTHRAKPTEKNATYRKPRRAGV, encoded by the coding sequence ATGGAAAAACTTATTACACGAAAAGAAGCAGCAGAAATTTTAGGTATCAGCATTGCAACGCTGGACGCGGCCCGTAACAATGGTCTTATTTCTTATGTGCAATATGTGCAGAATGGCTGTGTGTACTTTACTTCAGCGGGCCTTCAGGAGTATATCGCAAAATGCACCCACAGAGCAAAGCCAACAGAAAAGAACGCAACTTATCGTAAACCTCGCAGAGCTGGAGTGTGA
- a CDS encoding sigma-70 family RNA polymerase sigma factor — translation MKKINLRELYPDVYTTDFFVDVTEEVMETIRAAERAEAAYERKMYRYKAQYSLDCENGIENAVLLKPQTPEMVLEEKQFQEQVYAAVMKLPEKQAKRIYARYYLGMTVNKIAEVEGVDPSRVRDSIRRGLKQLVKYF, via the coding sequence ATGAAGAAAATTAACCTTCGGGAACTTTATCCTGATGTTTATACAACAGACTTTTTTGTAGATGTGACAGAGGAAGTAATGGAGACTATTCGAGCAGCTGAACGTGCGGAGGCTGCGTATGAGCGAAAGATGTATCGTTATAAAGCACAGTATTCTCTGGATTGCGAGAATGGCATTGAAAATGCGGTGTTGTTGAAGCCGCAGACACCGGAGATGGTTCTGGAGGAAAAACAGTTTCAGGAGCAGGTCTATGCCGCTGTGATGAAGCTGCCGGAGAAACAGGCAAAGAGGATTTATGCCCGATACTATCTGGGAATGACGGTAAATAAAATTGCCGAAGTAGAAGGTGTAGACCCAAGCCGTGTCCGAGACAGTATCCGCCGTGGATTAAAGCAGCTTGTAAAATATTTTTGA
- a CDS encoding tyrosine-type recombinase/integrase, with translation MKRGVLYYRTRIKDANGKLVAIYAKTPEELYNKETLALEQIENATFHRKTPTVAEYCEKWLLMQSVHVRATTLTDYTSKVRRHIIAELGDKRMGEVSLDDIQLALVPVSKKSASVYKSVVILYKSIFRAAMESRIIDHNPTIYLTTKGGGVPQEDRQALTDEQVERLLDAIRDLPPYVFVMIGLYAGLRREEILALQWDSVYLDTDTPYLTVRRAWHTEHNRPVISDELKTKAAERNIPLPVCLAECLKAAKETSTSEYVVSNRDGEPLSYTQFKRLWQYIVTRTVKERSYYRYEDGKRVKHTVTPVLGEKAAHNGKVVYSLDFEVTPHQLRHTYITNLIHASVDPKTVQYLAGHESSKITMDIYAKVKYNRPDELVRSMSCAFASWDAAQ, from the coding sequence ATGAAAAGAGGTGTCCTATATTATAGGACCAGAATCAAAGACGCGAATGGTAAGCTCGTAGCTATCTACGCAAAAACACCTGAAGAACTATACAACAAAGAAACGCTTGCGTTGGAACAGATTGAGAATGCCACTTTTCATCGGAAAACGCCCACAGTTGCAGAGTATTGTGAAAAGTGGCTGCTGATGCAGTCGGTTCATGTACGAGCTACTACTTTGACGGATTACACCTCAAAGGTCAGGCGGCATATTATAGCGGAATTGGGAGATAAACGGATGGGTGAGGTTAGCCTGGATGATATTCAGCTTGCCCTTGTTCCGGTTTCCAAAAAATCTGCATCGGTTTATAAATCTGTGGTAATCCTTTACAAATCTATCTTTCGCGCAGCGATGGAAAGCAGGATTATTGACCACAACCCAACGATTTATCTGACAACAAAAGGTGGCGGTGTTCCACAAGAGGATCGTCAGGCTTTGACAGATGAACAGGTGGAGCGCCTTTTGGATGCTATCCGAGATTTGCCGCCTTATGTCTTTGTCATGATTGGTTTATATGCAGGGCTACGCCGGGAAGAAATTCTTGCTCTGCAATGGGATTCAGTATATCTGGATACAGATACTCCATATCTGACGGTAAGACGGGCATGGCACACCGAACATAACAGACCGGTGATTTCGGATGAATTGAAAACCAAGGCTGCGGAGAGAAATATCCCCCTTCCTGTTTGCTTGGCTGAGTGTTTGAAAGCAGCAAAGGAAACTTCGACTTCGGAGTATGTGGTTTCAAACCGGGATGGCGAACCGCTGTCCTACACGCAGTTTAAGCGACTTTGGCAGTATATTGTTACGAGGACGGTCAAGGAGCGGAGCTATTATCGGTATGAAGATGGAAAAAGAGTAAAGCATACTGTCACACCTGTCTTGGGAGAAAAGGCCGCTCATAACGGAAAAGTGGTTTACAGCCTGGACTTTGAGGTAACACCCCATCAGTTGCGGCATACTTATATCACTAACCTCATTCATGCGTCGGTAGATCCAAAAACGGTTCAATACCTGGCAGGCCATGAAAGTAGCAAGATTACTATGGACATCTATGCAAAGGTTAAGTATAACAGGCCGGATGAGCTGGTCAGATCAATGAGCTGCGCGTTTGCAAGCTGGGATGCAGCACAGTAA
- a CDS encoding helix-turn-helix domain-containing protein yields MTQQSLAEQLYVTRQSVSRWECGDRYPDLLTTKKISQILDVSLDDLLAGKDMVKLVERNPVIEKKSANYIMIALYAFIVFSFLITIIDMIIRFPLQSQAVGYSDIQLIVINILGIIIQIVFFTYGLYQAVKGTLSPKRMGVVIVAYFGAMCITGSENIIRYATWQLVCVGIALIIPSIIGAIASFCYFIRCKNDKIWSRLISVAAIWGIIRIVINNYQMIRYAEQYLSMNTTVRLVLQMAIYGLILYQTFMLTKKRKNAIEISNTENIENIEKQKNLID; encoded by the coding sequence ATGACTCAACAATCTCTTGCAGAGCAATTATACGTAACAAGGCAGTCTGTTTCCAGATGGGAATGTGGTGACAGATATCCTGATTTGCTTACAACAAAGAAAATATCTCAGATTCTGGATGTAAGTCTTGATGATCTACTGGCTGGAAAAGATATGGTAAAATTGGTAGAAAGAAATCCTGTAATAGAAAAAAAGAGTGCAAATTATATAATGATTGCTCTCTATGCGTTTATTGTATTCTCATTCTTAATTACAATAATTGATATGATAATTAGGTTTCCGTTGCAATCACAGGCAGTTGGTTACAGTGATATTCAGCTTATTGTGATTAATATATTGGGAATAATCATTCAGATTGTATTTTTTACTTATGGATTATATCAAGCTGTAAAGGGCACATTATCTCCAAAAAGGATGGGGGTTGTTATTGTAGCGTATTTTGGTGCAATGTGTATAACAGGATCTGAAAATATTATTAGATATGCAACATGGCAACTTGTTTGTGTTGGAATTGCTTTAATAATTCCAAGCATCATAGGTGCTATTGCATCCTTTTGCTATTTTATACGTTGTAAGAATGATAAGATATGGTCGCGTTTGATTTCGGTGGCAGCAATCTGGGGAATTATCCGAATTGTAATCAATAATTATCAGATGATTAGGTATGCAGAACAGTATTTGTCAATGAACACCACAGTAAGATTAGTATTACAAATGGCCATCTATGGATTGATTCTATATCAAACATTTATGTTGACCAAGAAGCGAAAGAATGCTATAGAGATTAGCAATACAGAAAATATAGAAAATATAGAAAAGCAAAAAAATTTGATTGACTAA
- a CDS encoding tyrosine-type recombinase/integrase yields the protein MAKKKTEVPKYGTITLKGIQYYRTRITDADGKEVSLYATTCEELYEKQLEARKQVEEIIFHRQHPTVAEYGEKWLLMQSAKVSASTLRGYTRDMTNYIIKPLGEMYMEEVTADDIRLALVPLSKKSEGLYNKVNMLLKCIFYAAERNQILEHNPCVGISGKGGKPTKKKEALTDQQVAVLLDTVKGLPPYLFIMLGLYSGLRREEILALQWDCVFLDEDTPYLSVRRAWRTEHNRPVISTVLKTPAAKRDIPIPKCLVECLREAKENSISDYVIADSKGEPLAASQFQRVWQYVVVRSTKPRNYYKYVNGESIKYTVTPTLGLTQKNQPKIKYTLDFDVTPHQLRHTYITNLLYAGVDPKTVQYLAGHENSKTTMDIYAKVKYNKPEELFGVVNGAFHQAITE from the coding sequence ATGGCTAAAAAGAAAACGGAGGTTCCGAAGTATGGGACTATTACATTGAAAGGAATCCAGTATTACAGAACCCGGATTACGGATGCGGATGGCAAGGAGGTAAGTCTGTATGCTACCACTTGCGAGGAGTTGTATGAGAAGCAGTTAGAGGCCCGGAAGCAGGTGGAAGAAATTATCTTTCACCGGCAGCACCCAACAGTAGCCGAGTATGGCGAGAAGTGGCTGCTGATGCAGTCGGCAAAGGTGTCTGCGTCTACACTCAGAGGTTATACGAGGGACATGACAAACTATATCATCAAACCCCTGGGAGAGATGTATATGGAAGAAGTGACCGCTGACGATATTCGGCTGGCGCTTGTTCCATTGTCAAAGAAATCGGAAGGCTTATACAATAAGGTCAATATGCTGCTCAAATGTATTTTTTATGCGGCAGAGAGAAATCAAATCCTTGAACACAACCCCTGTGTGGGAATATCGGGCAAGGGTGGAAAGCCGACAAAAAAGAAGGAAGCACTGACAGATCAACAGGTGGCAGTGCTTCTGGATACAGTCAAGGGGCTTCCTCCATATTTGTTTATTATGCTCGGTTTGTATTCCGGTCTGCGCCGGGAAGAAATTCTTGCACTGCAATGGGATTGTGTATTTCTGGACGAGGATACACCTTATCTATCGGTGAGGCGGGCATGGCGTACAGAGCATAACAGACCCGTAATTTCTACGGTGCTAAAAACTCCTGCGGCAAAAAGGGATATTCCAATACCAAAGTGTTTGGTAGAGTGTCTGAGAGAAGCGAAAGAAAACTCCATATCAGATTATGTGATTGCAGATAGCAAAGGGGAACCGTTGGCTGCTTCACAGTTTCAAAGGGTATGGCAGTATGTAGTTGTCCGCTCTACTAAGCCCCGGAACTATTATAAGTATGTAAATGGGGAGAGTATCAAATATACGGTTACTCCAACGCTGGGTTTGACCCAGAAGAATCAACCCAAAATCAAATATACGCTGGACTTCGATGTGACACCCCATCAGCTGCGGCACACTTACATCACCAATCTTCTCTATGCAGGCGTTGATCCAAAGACAGTACAATACCTTGCCGGACATGAAAACAGCAAAACAACTATGGACATTTATGCAAAAGTGAAGTACAATAAACCAGAGGAATTGTTTGGGGTAGTAAATGGTGCATTTCATCAGGCTATCACTGAATGA